In Sporichthya polymorpha DSM 43042, a genomic segment contains:
- a CDS encoding SOS response-associated peptidase family protein codes for MCGRYGASWGVDDLVAEFDLDSVDVPVSERLEADYNVAPTKPVYAVVTRRGRDEPAEAEATRRLATLRWGLVPFWAKDPKIGARMINARIETAAEKPAFREAFAKRRCLLPADGYYEWYTPTDGAAKKQPFFIRRRGGGVLAMAGLYEFWRDPTKDRDDPDAWWRTCTVITTTASDAIGEIHDRQPMFVEPGAWADWLSPEQSDPDALRGLLVPSPGDGLEAYPVSTAVNNHRNNGPELVVPLEHAEPQTLF; via the coding sequence GTGTGTGGGAGGTACGGAGCGAGCTGGGGGGTGGACGACCTCGTCGCCGAGTTCGATCTGGACTCGGTCGACGTGCCGGTCTCCGAGCGCCTCGAGGCTGACTACAACGTCGCGCCGACGAAGCCGGTGTACGCGGTCGTGACGCGGCGGGGCCGGGACGAACCGGCCGAGGCCGAGGCCACGCGCCGCCTGGCGACGCTGCGGTGGGGCCTCGTGCCGTTCTGGGCCAAGGACCCGAAGATCGGCGCCCGCATGATCAATGCGCGGATCGAGACCGCGGCCGAGAAACCGGCGTTCCGGGAGGCGTTCGCGAAGCGGCGCTGCCTGCTCCCCGCCGACGGCTACTACGAGTGGTACACCCCGACCGACGGGGCGGCGAAGAAGCAGCCGTTCTTCATCCGTCGCCGTGGCGGCGGGGTGCTCGCGATGGCCGGCCTCTACGAGTTCTGGCGCGACCCCACCAAGGACCGCGACGACCCCGACGCGTGGTGGCGGACCTGCACCGTCATCACGACGACGGCCAGCGATGCGATCGGCGAGATCCACGACCGCCAGCCGATGTTCGTCGAGCCCGGGGCGTGGGCCGATTGGCTGAGTCCCGAGCAGTCGGACCCGGACGCCCTCCGCGGGCTGCTCGTCCCCAGCCCGGGCGACGGGCTCGAGGCCTACCCCGTCTCGACCGCGGTCAACAACCACCGCAACAACGGCCCGGAGCTCGTCGTGCCCCTCGAGCACGCCGAGCCGCAGACACTCTTCTGA